A region from the Brassica napus cultivar Da-Ae chromosome C8, Da-Ae, whole genome shotgun sequence genome encodes:
- the LOC111210418 gene encoding hexosyltransferase GAUT11-like, whose protein sequence is MTMLVLEYAEKHDWSEHPFALPGDKFSWIGFVSVVGVTATGEIVLMNHYSNPFYVFYFHPGRNTVRRLEVQGFEHHGGGSRVYAFVDHVDDLTFSMKSWQLPQDIPRFYIPEIYPQLVKIVFLDDDVVVQKDLTSLFSFDLHGDVIGAVGTCLEAFHRYYKYLNFSDPLISSKFDPQACGWASCMNVFDLIAWRNANVTARYHYWHEQNRGRTLRKLGTIPPGRAKYQYHT, encoded by the exons ATGACTATGTTGGTTCTAGAATATGCAGAGAAACATGATTGGTCGGAACATCCATTCGCTCTTCCTGGTGATAAATTCAGCTGGATTGGCTTTGTTTCCGTTGTTGGAGTGACCGCTACAGGTGAAATTGTTTTGATGAATCACTACTCCAACCCGTTTTATGTTTTCTACTTCCATCCCGGAAGGAACACTGTCAGACGCCTTGAAGTCCAAGGTTTTGAGCACCATGGTGGTGGTAGTAGAGTTTACGCCTTTGTAGACCATGTAGATGATCTCACGTTCAGTATGAAATCTTGGCAGCTGCCTCAAGATATTCCtag ATTCTATATTCCCGAGATCTATCCGCAGCTAGTGAAGATCGTTTTCCTAGACGACGACGTTGTTGTTCAGAAAGATTTGACTTCACTCTTCTCTTTCGATCTTCATGGAGATGTCATTGGCGCTGTGGGGACATGTCTTGAAGCCTTTCACCGTTATTACAAGTATCTAAACTTCTCGGACCCGCTCATCAGCTCAAAGTTTGATCCACAAGCATGTGGATGGGCCTCTTGTATGAACGTTTTCGATCTTATAGCGTGGAGGAATGCGAATGTGACTGCTCGGTACCATTACTGGCATGAACAGAACAGAGGGAGAACGCTTAGGAAACTAGGGACTATCCCTCCAGGCAGAGCCAAGTACCAATACCATACATAA
- the LOC106383768 gene encoding uncharacterized protein LOC106383768 — translation MEVNAFLFRVPCPNARRRILKQCLWQVDGQTMFVAKWSPGITPEKPSLASVPVWLDFVGVPLQFFNRDALKEIAGLVGHPICLHPSTENLTNLEVAKVYTVIDPRKPLPEAVNARFESGEVIRITVSCPWLPSLCSHCSQVGHTISKCPAAPPRCEICRSVKHATSSCTRTNANLDLSRINTDKRKGKAPIKSQLPIVGIGNSDIRRVGNAPKTAPKTASKPKKVPTKEWVPTDSNKQDLPRTSGLPVIAQSSKVPTDTGSTPTFKKNISGSRNDIALGDFMVDLHCGGLGSLAKSPAVSSSDEDDQSSEGLSNEDDDPDDEGDQYIQVISRCSRKKNKGNARVRGPLKL, via the coding sequence ATGGAAGTAAATGCTTTCCTTTTCCGGGTTCCCTGTCCGAACGCTCGCCGCCGCATTCTTAAGCAATGCCTCTGGCAAGTAGACGGCCAAACAATGTTCGTCGCAAAGTGGTCACCAGGGATTACGCCTGAGAAGCCATCTTTGGCGTCTGTTCCTGTTTGGTTGGACTTTGTTGGGGTCCCTCTGCAGTTCTTCAACAGAGACGCCCTTAAGGAAATTGCAGGTCTTGTTGGTCACCCAATTTGCTTGCACCCCTCCACTGAAAACCTTACAAACCTGGAGGTAGCTAAGGTCTACACTGTCATAGACCCACGGAAGCCACTACCAGAAGCGGTGAACGCCCGTTTTGAGTCAGGGGAGGTGATTCGTATAACAGTATCTTGTCCCTGGTTGCCGTCTCTTTGTTCTCACTGTTCTCAAGTGGGTCATACGATCTCGAAATGCCCTGCTGCTCCGCCACGGTGTGAAATTTGCCGCTCAGTCAAACATGCTACTTCATCTTGCACTAGGACGAATGCAAATTTAGACCTCTCCAGGATAAATACTGACAAGCGCAAAGGTAAAGCTCCAATCAAGAGCCAACTACCAATCGTTGGTATTGGGAATAGTGACATTAGGCGTGTTGGGAATGCTCCTAAAACTGCTCCCAAAACCGCTTCCAAACCCAAGAAGGTGCCAACCAAGGAGTGGGTTCCTACTGATAGCAATAAACAAGACCTTCCTCGTACCAGTGGTCTCCCGGTGATTGCTCAAAGTTCCAAGGTTCCTACCGACACAGGCTCTACTCCAACCTTCAAGAAAAATATTTCTGGTTCTAGAAATGATATTGCTCTGGGGGATTTCATGGTGGACCTGCACTGTGGTGGTTTAGGAAGTCTAGCCAAGTCCCCTGCCGTATCCAGCTCTGATGAGGATGACCAGAGTTCAGAGGGCTTGTCTAACGAGGATGATGACCCGGATGATGAAGGAGATCAGTATATTCAGGTGATTTCTCGTTGCTCTCGTAAGAAGAATAAAGGAAATGCTAGGGTCAGGGGCCCTTTAAagctctga